From a single Miscanthus floridulus cultivar M001 chromosome 8, ASM1932011v1, whole genome shotgun sequence genomic region:
- the LOC136468519 gene encoding uncharacterized protein: MAQVVFNHVGGKPPFFDDTSSFDYWKRKMRMYLGSIHEKVWDVVENEFVMLNPMNLTDNDKINKQYNTMALNTIYNVKETYEGTKVVKSAKIYMLKNQLNNFKIKDDKTILELFYRLQVIINDLKSLGEKTKDEDFSHKFLMCLPKRFKTLRTILFRGGLEGVSPNEVLDDVMTKDQYNDDEEDEKKDEDNKKKSVVFKATSSSSKNKGKGKAKKEESNDDSNGDDKKTSKKKALASTAINNKPSLFDSPSCFMAKSTKVKYDVSDDDDDARDDSNNDSDDDEPTVEQLMDMLEQAKSLISSKSKKCKELSKKLKALEQSFNEISASHECIKEDHEDLKVAHTKLEKAHSSLQEQN, encoded by the exons atggctcaagttgtgttcaaccatgtggggggcaaaccaccgttctttgatgacaCAAGTTCctttgattattggaagagaaagatgagaatgtatcttggttcaatccaTGAGAAGGTGTGGGATGTGGTGGAGAATGAATTTGTCATGCTCAATCCCATGAATCTCACCGACAatgacaagatcaacaagcaatacaatacaatggctctcaacaccatatacaatg TCAAGGAGACATATGAGGGCACAAAAGTTGTGAAGAGTGCCAAGATTTATATGCTCAAGAATCAACTCAACAActtcaagataaaggatgatAAAACCATTCTGGAGTTGTTCTATAGATTGCAAGTCATCATCAATGATCTCAAGAGCTTGGGTGAGAAGACCAAAGATGAAGATTTTAGTCACAAGTTCTTGATGTGTCTACCAAAGAGATTCAAGACATTGAGAACCATCCTATTTAGAGGAGGCTTGGAGGGTGTGTCTCCAaatgaggtgcttgatgatgtgATGACCAAGGACCAatacaatgatgatgaggaagatgagaagaaggatgaggacaataagaagaagagtgtagtaTTCAAGGCTACTtcatcatcctccaagaacaagggcaaaggcaaggccaagaaggaagaatcaa ATGATGATTCAAATGGTGATGATAAGAAGACATCCAAGAAGAAGGCATTGGCTTCTACTGCTATCAACAACAAGCCATCTCTATTTGACtcaccatcatgcttcatggctaagtccaccaaggtaaaatatgatgttagtgatgatgatgatgatgctagagaTGATAGtaataatgatagtgatgatgatgaacccaccgtAGAACAACTCATGGACATGCTAGAACAAGCTAAATCACTTATTAGCTCTAAGAGTAAGAAGTGTAAAGAGTTGTCTAAGAAGTTGAAAGCTCTTGAACAATCCTTTAATGAGATAAGTGCTTCTCATGAGTGTataaaggaagaccatgaggacCTTAAAGTGGCTcacactaagcttgaaaaggctcactcctcactCCAAGAGCAAAATTAG